In Lewinellaceae bacterium, the genomic stretch ATAATGATCTTGTAAGTCCGCAATTATCCCAAGACCCTTGCATTAATTCATTATTGTCGGTTGAAGAAGTTCCAATGAATGTACTTAATATTGCAGGACTGCATGAGCCACCTGCTGTACCAGTTGATCCTGTATGCCCAAGTCCTAATGTATGGCCAATTTCATGCTTCACTACAGTTACCTTTTCCGAATAATTCCAGCAAGTACTATTATTGGATAATGTTACATTGTTAAGGCCAAGAATATTTCCTATCTTATTACCAATGGGAAAATAAGCTTGTCCAAACCAAGAATTGCCGCCAAGGCAATTAGGATAATTTGAAAGCCTTTCAATCACGTTAATGCCGTTTGAAGTTGGGCTAGAAACTTCATAGAAGCTTAAAGAGCAATTTGAAAGACTTGTGTATGCAGCAAAAGCATCTCTAACTGCGGTTTTCCAATCCCCTCCGGGAAGATTGTCTATATCCGGATGTATATAATAAGGAATACTCCCTGAATTTGCTCTGCTTATTACATAATTACTGTAATCAACGGACGTCCTTGTTTCCAGGGTAGGGTTGGAAACTATAAAGTCAGCTGCATAAATGTGATCATCTATTACTTTCAAGGAATCGTAGTTGATTCCTAATGAGCATAAGAAATCTTCATAATTTCTATTTTGCTCGTCTTCTGCGGTCTTAACGTTACTTTCAATCAATTTATCTTTGGTACAGCTAGATACAGCAAGTAACATAGTAGTAGCAAGTGAAATTAATAAATAATTCGCTTTCATAGATTATGAATTTAATTGATTTAATGTCTTATTAGCCATAAGACGGTGCCCACCTTGATTATATATTGGAAACGGACATAGTCAATTTAAATTCAATAAATCCAGGAGTTAGTTTGAATTTTAGAGAAACTAGTGCTTGATTATTAAGTTCAAAACTTGGATTGTTAATAATTATTGCATGATTGGTGTTAAGATTAATCATTTTGTGATTTGATTATTAGCCTATTTTATGATGTTTGGATTTATTGGTCCAATACGTATGGGGATTACGGCACCGGCGAGATCTACTATCCCAATGGGGACTGGCCGATCACCCTCAAGAACTAACGGTATTCAATCTGTTAAGAAATCATCGGTTCTGGCCGGACAATAATCCTGCCCTACGTATCAACAATACGCTGGCGCATTACCATGAATTGTACGATATTTGCACTCCAATAAGCAAAAAAAATCCTTGCAGGTTCAGGTCTGCTATACAATTACCTGACTTGCTGAACACCAGAGTCAAGATCTATGCACGATTATTCTTATGTCTTTAATGCCCACCCCGAGTTCATCGATAGCATGTATGCCAAATACCTCGCCGATCCCGCTTCCGTAGAGCCGGGATGGAGAACCTTCTTTGAAGGGTTTGAGTTTGGCGGGATGAATGGCCATGGGAAACCGGCTTCAGCACCGGGTGGTGTCACCAATGTAGAGCGTGACCTGTCTGTGGTTTCCATGATCATCGGGTACCGGAACCGGGGCCATCTGCTTTCCACCACCAACCCGATCCGTAAGCGCAAGGATCGCCATCCGCATCTGGCGCTGGAAGACTACCAGTTATCGGCAGCTGACCTGGACCAGCCTTTTATGGCGGGAGCAGTGGAACTGGGAATGGCACCAAACTCCACATTGCGTCAGATCATCGCTCATCTGGAAGCCATCTATTGCGGAGACATTGGCTTTGAGACCAACCACATCGAAAATAAAGAGAAACGGATGTGGCTACGTGAACACATCGAGCACCGGGACCTTTCCGACTCCTTTGGGATTCCCCTGGAGAAAAAACGCCGGATCCTGGAAAAATTGAACGGTGCAGTCATATTTGAGAAATTCCTGCATACCAAATACATTGGCCAAAAGCGCTTTTCGCTGGAGGGCGGGGAGACCACCATTCCGGCACTGGACGCTATTATCAATAAAGGAGCAGAATTCGGAGTACAGGAAGTCGTTATCGGCATGGCTCACCGGGGCCGTCTGAACGTCCTGGCCAACATCATGGGCAAGACCTATGAGCAGATCTTCAATGAGTTTGAAGGAACGGCTGTACCGGATCTCAGCTTTGGGGATGGTGATGTGAAATACCACATGGGCTATTCCTCACAGGTGCGCACCACAGATGATCACGATGTATATCTGAAACTGGCGCCGAATCCTTCCCACCTGGAGGCCGTTAATCCGGTGGTTGAGGGATTTTCACGTGCCAAGGCCGATATCCTTTACGGATCCGATTACGACAAGATCCTGCCGATACTGATCCATGGAGATGCGGCTGCTGCCGGCCAGGGCGTGGTCTTTGAGACTGTGCAAATGAGCCAGCTGGCAGGTTATTATACCGGGGGTACCATTCATTTTGTCATCAACAACCAGATCGGATTTACCACGGATTTTGATGATGCTCGGTCTTCGACTTACTGCACGGCAGCGGCCGGTATCGTACAAGCACCGGTCTTTCACGTGAATGGAGACAATCCGGATGCTGTCATCTGGGCCGTAGAGCTGGCTACCGAATACCGTCAGCGATTCAACAACGATGTCTTCATCGACATGGTTTGCTACCGTCGCCACGGTCATAATGAAAGTGATGACCCCAAATTCACACAGCCGCAGATGTATGACATCATTTCCCAGCATGCCAATCCGCGCGAGATTTACGCTCAGAAACTGATTACGCAGGGTACCGTAGAGAAAAAACTGGCTGAGCAGATGGAAGATGCCTACTGGAATTTCCTGCAGGAGCGGCTGGATATGATCAAGCAAAAACCATTGCCTTACACCTACCAGGAGCCGGAATTGGCCTGGCGTAAGTTGATGAAAGCCAATAAAGCAAAGGAGTTTCAGTATTCACCGGAAACCGGCATTACACAGAAGCAGGCCATGCATATCCTGGAGCGATCCATAGCTACCCCGGATGGATTCACCCCACTCACAAAAGTGGAACGCCTGCTGAAGAGCCAGCGTGAATACATCAAACAAAAGAAACTGGATTGGTCCATGGCGGAAATGCTGGCTTATGGCAGCTTGCTGCTGGAAGGGCATTCGGTCCGCATGAGCGGTCAGGATGTCAAACGGGGAACCTTCTCGCACCGCCATTCCATCTTTTATGATGCCAAAACCTACCAGCCCTATAACCGTCTCAACCATCTGGATCCCGATCAGAAGGGCCAGTTTATGATTTACAATTCATTGCTGTCGGAATTTGCCGTTTTGGGCTTTGAATTCGGGTATTCCATGGCTTCACCGGACAGTCTGGTCATCTGGGAAGCCCAGTTTGGTGACTTTGCCAACGGGGCGCAGACCATGATCGACCAGTTTGTCACCGCCAGCGAAAGCAAGTGGCAACGGATGAGCGGTCTGGTCATGCTACTGCCGCACGGTTATGAAGGTCAGGGCCCGGAACACTCCAGTGCACGACTGGAGCGCTTCCTGCAAATGGGCGCTGAATTCAATATTACGGTGGCGAATGTGACCAACCCGGCCAACTTCTTCCACCTCCTGCGTCGCCAGATCTACCGGCCCTTCCGCAAACCTTTGATCGTCATGTCACCAAAGTCGCTGCTCAGGCATCCGATGTGTGTTGCAGATGTCAGGGAGGTGACCGGGAAAAGCAAGTTTCAGGAATTTTACGACGACGCCAGGGTCAACACGGAGAAGGAAGCCAAAAAGATCCGTCGTGTCCTTTTCTGCACCGGCAAGATCTATTACGATCTGCTGCAATACCAGGATGAACATGTCCACCCGGATGTCGCGATCGTTCGCCTGGAACAATTGTATCCGCTTCCTAAGGAGCAGTTCGAGCTTTTGATGGCTAAATACGGACACGCAGAAAAATACTGGGTGCAGGAAGAACCGGTCAATATGGGTGCCTGGCAGTACATCCTGTCCTTTTATCCGGATCGCGGCTTCAAGGTTGTCTCCAGAAAGACCAGCGCCTCACCGGCTACAGGATTCAAGAAAGTGCATGATGATCAGCAGTTGCGGATCATGGAGCTGTCGTTCGCCAAGTGATGCAATACGTCACCCTATCTCTAGCAAAACGGTCATTCCGAACAGATTTGCAGAGCAAATCGTCGTGAGGAATCCCTTATCACCGTCAGAACAGCATAAGGAATGAGACTCCATCATCGTTTCTGAGGTTCAGGAAGCAGGGTTTCCATCACAAGATTCCAGGCAACCCTGCTTCTCAAACAAAAATGTCATTAGAGCCGAAACACGAGCGATGCAATCCGTCATGCAAAAGTGCAGCTCGCCTCTGCATCCTGAAAAACATAGAAGCGCTGTTCAGACCGAATATATGAATACGGACATCCGATCGTAAGAAATAAAAAACTCCGTGGCCCTCTGGG encodes the following:
- a CDS encoding matrixin family metalloprotease; translation: MKANYLLISLATTMLLAVSSCTKDKLIESNVKTAEDEQNRNYEDFLCSLGINYDSLKVIDDHIYAADFIVSNPTLETRTSVDYSNYVISRANSGSIPYYIHPDIDNLPGGDWKTAVRDAFAAYTSLSNCSLSFYEVSSPTSNGINVIERLSNYPNCLGGNSWFGQAYFPIGNKIGNILGLNNVTLSNNSTCWNYSEKVTVVKHEIGHTLGLGHTGSTGTAGGSCSPAILSTFIGTSSTDNNELMQGSWDNCGLTRSLSQNESYALQFLYPDFLPNYPIGRIYEEVNPIGSNYNWIIDIQISSNSKPCFIDFIFEGVTNPSFSVTRTGYYFRPGNSNIYRTSIKNVPAGTYKVSARYYNYKRDYHTTSSNSLTRAIP
- a CDS encoding 2-oxoglutarate dehydrogenase E1 component, whose product is MHDYSYVFNAHPEFIDSMYAKYLADPASVEPGWRTFFEGFEFGGMNGHGKPASAPGGVTNVERDLSVVSMIIGYRNRGHLLSTTNPIRKRKDRHPHLALEDYQLSAADLDQPFMAGAVELGMAPNSTLRQIIAHLEAIYCGDIGFETNHIENKEKRMWLREHIEHRDLSDSFGIPLEKKRRILEKLNGAVIFEKFLHTKYIGQKRFSLEGGETTIPALDAIINKGAEFGVQEVVIGMAHRGRLNVLANIMGKTYEQIFNEFEGTAVPDLSFGDGDVKYHMGYSSQVRTTDDHDVYLKLAPNPSHLEAVNPVVEGFSRAKADILYGSDYDKILPILIHGDAAAAGQGVVFETVQMSQLAGYYTGGTIHFVINNQIGFTTDFDDARSSTYCTAAAGIVQAPVFHVNGDNPDAVIWAVELATEYRQRFNNDVFIDMVCYRRHGHNESDDPKFTQPQMYDIISQHANPREIYAQKLITQGTVEKKLAEQMEDAYWNFLQERLDMIKQKPLPYTYQEPELAWRKLMKANKAKEFQYSPETGITQKQAMHILERSIATPDGFTPLTKVERLLKSQREYIKQKKLDWSMAEMLAYGSLLLEGHSVRMSGQDVKRGTFSHRHSIFYDAKTYQPYNRLNHLDPDQKGQFMIYNSLLSEFAVLGFEFGYSMASPDSLVIWEAQFGDFANGAQTMIDQFVTASESKWQRMSGLVMLLPHGYEGQGPEHSSARLERFLQMGAEFNITVANVTNPANFFHLLRRQIYRPFRKPLIVMSPKSLLRHPMCVADVREVTGKSKFQEFYDDARVNTEKEAKKIRRVLFCTGKIYYDLLQYQDEHVHPDVAIVRLEQLYPLPKEQFELLMAKYGHAEKYWVQEEPVNMGAWQYILSFYPDRGFKVVSRKTSASPATGFKKVHDDQQLRIMELSFAK